The following are from one region of the Cyclopterus lumpus isolate fCycLum1 chromosome 21, fCycLum1.pri, whole genome shotgun sequence genome:
- the LOC117750537 gene encoding serine/threonine-protein kinase pim-2-like, with protein MFKAKYRQQKKLGEGGCGCVYAGYRREDNLPVAIKHITIDENLLLHEDTDGLHIPMEVAVLRKLEAESERHSAHVDLLDWYIVDEELILVLERPMPAVDLSNYIESKGGHLKEKEVKVIIKQLVSVAIDLQEKHIFHRDIKPENLLIETCMKAPRVRVIDFGLSCFAEEDDAFDTFYGTHIPPEWSSREEYKAGPSTVYQIGMVLFFMRHKAASTPEMTFQELNETSWLSKDGKDFFEASLCADPDIRFTLYQLKHHPWLR; from the exons ATGTTTAAGGCCAAGTACCGGCAGCAGAAGAAACTTGgcgaaggaggatgtggatgcgTGTATGCTGGCTATCGTAGAGAGGATAATCTTCCT GTCGCTATTAAGCATATTACCATAGACGAAAATCTCCTCCTTCACGAAGACACTGATGGGCTCCATATCCCCATGGAGGTCGCTGTGCTAAGGAAACTAGAGGCCGAATCAGAGCGGCATTCAGCACACGTTGACCTGCTGGACTGGTACATTGTGGACGAggagctgatcctggtgctggagagaccgATGCCGGCCGTAGACCTCTCCAACTACATTGAATCCAAAGGAGGCCActtgaaagaaaaggaagttaag gttaTAATTAAGCAGTTGGTGAGTGTAGCCATTGACctgcaggagaaacacattttccaccggGACATCAAGCCGGAAAATCTCCTTATTGAGACCTGCATGAAGGCGCCGCGAGTTCGCGTCATCGACTTCGGTCTGAGCTGCTTCGCCGAAGAAGACGACGCCTTTGACACCTTTTATG gtactCACATCCCCCCAGAGTGGTCCAGTCGGGAGGAGTACAAAGCGGGACCCTCGACAGTATACCAGATCGGAATGGTCCTGTTCTTCATGCGACACAAGGCGGCATCTACACCGGAGATGACCTTTCAGGAGCTGAATGAGACCAGTTGGCTTTCCAAag ATGGCAAAGATTTCTTTGAGGCGTCCTTATGTGCGGACCCGGATATTCGTTTCACTCTGTACCAGCTGAAGcatcacccgtggctgagatag
- the LOC117750538 gene encoding LOW QUALITY PROTEIN: asparagine synthetase domain-containing protein 1-like (The sequence of the model RefSeq protein was modified relative to this genomic sequence to represent the inferred CDS: substituted 1 base at 1 genomic stop codon): MCGIFCLLSLSAARCAWSEAVHERLKRRGPDSSQDVTVGGTDAHILHMKGLLTPQPVQDHTGNVLVWNGEIFGGLPVMPEENDTAVVSQRLSSCDGPSEILSVLSTLCGPWAFVYHQKAGDYLWFGRDFLGRRSLLWTFDAEVNALTLTSVAARESGPTQSSWQEVPAVGVYRVDLKAEQSGCFGVGPQRLHRRHEPVRPRTHLVRVPSQYEKKKMRQERVCHLVHLLETVLDDSIGCAVXFAARGIGYVTGHGDPRPFTSSAKVVLTGIGADEQLAGYSRHRVRFTASGHEGLIQELEMELGRIPSRNLGRDDRVIGDHGKEARFPYLDEDLVSHLNSLPVWEKADLSLPRGVGEKLLLRLTAKRLGLGQSAVLPKRAMQFGSRIAKMEARHEKASDRCTRLLTE; encoded by the exons ATGTGCGGCATCTTTTGTCTGTTGAGTCTGTCGGCCGCTCGGTGTGCGTGGAGCGAAGCGGTTCATGAGCGTTTGAAGAGAAGGGGGCCCGACTCGAGCCAGGACGTCACAGTCGGAGGCACAGATGCCCACATTCTCCACATGAAGGGTCTTCTTACCCCTCAGCCGGTTCAAGACCACACTGGGAATGTTCTGGTGTGGAACGGGGAGATTTTCGGAGGTCTCCCGGTGATGCCAGAGGAAAATGACACGGCCGTTGTCTCTCAGCGTCTATCATCCTGTGACGGCCCTTCGGAGATTCTGTCCGTCCTGTCCACTTTATGTGGGCCGTGGGCATTTGTTTACCACCAGAAGGCTGGAGACTACCTCTGGTTCGGCAGAGACTTCCTTGGAAGGCGGAGTTTGCTGTGGACATTTGATGCAGAGGTCAACGCCTTGACCCTGACTTCTGTGGCGGCCCGTGAATCTGGACCTACGCAGTCTTCTTGGCAGGAAGTCCCGGCGGTTGGTGTGTACAGGGTCGACCTGAAGGCG GAACAGTCCGGCTGTTTTGGAGTCGGTCCCCAGCGGCTGCACCGCCGTCATGAACCGGTCCGGCCTCGTACTCACCTCGTACGTGTGCCCTctcaatatgaaaaaaaaaaaatgcgccAGGAGCGCGTTTGCCATTTGGTGCATCTGCTGGAGACGGTGCTCGATGACAGCATTGGCTGCGCCGTGTGATTCGCAGCAAGAGGGATCGGGTACGTCACGGGGCACGGTGACCCGAGGCCCTTCACGTCGTCGGCAAAG GTGGTTTTGACAGGAATCGGGGCGGACGAGCAGCTGGCCGGTTACTCCAGACACAGAGTCCGATTTACAGCGTCGGGACACGAGGGGCTGATCCAGGAACTGGAAATGGAGCTGGGCAGGATCCCGTCCAGGAATTTGGGCAGAGATGACCGAGTGATCGGGGACCATGGGAAAGAGGCTAG ATTTCCCTACTTGGACGAGGACCTGGTGAGCCACTTGAATTCTTTGCCCGTGTGGGAGAAGGCGGACCTGTCGCTTCCTCGCGGCGTCGGGGAGAAGCTCCTCCTGAGGCTCACGGCGAAGCGGCTGGGCCTCGGCCAGTCGGCCGTCCTGCCCAAGAGAGCCATGCAGTTCGGATCCCGCATCGCAAAGATGGAGGCCCGCCATGAAAAGGCCTCTGACAGATGCACAAGACTGCTCACCGAGTAG